TCAATCCTAAAAAGCGAACCTCATCAACAACTGCTATTCTGATTCCCCGGATGTTAATTACAGGGTCTAGATGAAGGTTTCGTTTCCTACAGAAATGGATACAACAGCTCTTTTCAGGGGAGAGTGTGTGCCCATTTTCATCGCACTAGTCTATTAGCTTGTCAACAGCTTTCTGAAGTTGTCGTTCTATTAAGGCCATACTAGATCCCTGACAAGAGATCTGTAGGTCATCAACATACAATGTGCCAGAGACAGATGATGGTATGACTTGGAGAATTTGACTCAAATGAAGGataaaaagggtgacactcaatacacttccctgaggaacaccctccTGTTGGATAAAAGAATTAGATAACGTTTGGTTTATGCGAACACGAAAATTACGAGTTTGTAAGACATTTTGAGTAAAAAGAGGTAGGTTACCCCTAAACcccatatcaaataaaattttaagaataccaTAGCGCCAAGTACGGTCATAAGcctttttaatgtcaaaaaatatcgaaacaagATGGTTTCGGCGGACAAATGCATTGCGTATTTCAGATTCAAGGTGAATAAGATTATCAACTGTGGATCGACCTCGACGAAATCCGCTTTGAAAGGGTGAAATACAAccatttttctctatttcataCATGAGCCGTGAATTGACCATACGCTCGAATGTTTTGCATAAGCAACTAGTCAAAGCGATCGGTGTATAGCTCAGAGGATCTACTGGATCTTTCCCTGGCTTAAGGATCGGAATCACAATCGCCTCTCGCCACTGATCTGGAAACACTTGCTcactccagattctgttaaaGAGATGAAGGAGATAAAAGAGAGAGGATTCATCCAGATGGCGGAGCATGCTGTATGTTATTCCATCAACACCTGGGCTAGTATCACGTGTCCGGGAGAGAGAATTCTTTAGTTCATACATCCGGAACTTGCAGTTGTATAAAAAGCAACCGcgagtttcaaattttaattttaattgttctgcCTGTCTCTTTTTTGTGAGAAAAACTGGATTACAGAAAGCAGAACTGGAAATATCAGCAAACGTTTGACCCATTATATTCGCAATTTCCAATGGAGAAGAGTAAGAAAGCGACCCAACGCTTAATACAGGAAAAGTAAAATCCTTATATATGCCATTGGCCGCCCGGACTTTCCGCCACACTTGGGCGCTGGATGTAGTAGAAGTAATTGAGGAAACGTATCTTATCCATGAAGCTCTCTGGCTGAGACGTCGGATGCGACGCGCATTTGCTCTTgcctttttaaatgcaatgaggTTTTCAGTTGTAGGGTATCTACGAAAGATCCCCCATAATCTCTTTTGGTCCCTATAAGCTTCACGACAAGCGTCGTTCCACCACGGTTTGTGATATTTTTGTGGAAAAGACGAGCGTTTAGGAATTGTAGCATTCGCTGCACCAATGATACAGTCAATAACATTTTGGACCGAATTAGTAATACTATTGGGAGTGACCATTTCCTCGGTAATCTCCGCTTTCCTAGTAAATGTACCCCAGTCTGCCCTCTGGAATATGTAAGTCTGTGGATATTGTTGTGTCCCATTATTCTCATCAGCGTGGGAAACGATCAAGGGAGAATGATCGCTATTATACAGATCACTTGCTACTATAACGTTCAGCAAAGGAAAAAGTGCTGGAGTGCAAAGGGCTAAATCAACAGAATGAAATGTACCTGTGGGTTCATGGAAATAGgttttctcattattattgagcagacagagacagttatcagaaattaattgttctatctgtcgcccacgagactTTGTTCTATCAGAACCCCACAAGGTACTGTGTCCATTGAAGTCGCCAAGCAGTATGAAAGGCACTGGAAGTTGATCTATCAGAACATTAAGATCGTTTTGAGAGATGACATCGTTTGGTGGtagataaatacagcagactgtaaCTACGGTTTTGACGTGCacctgtacagccacagcctgcaagGGAGTGTGTAGGTTTAGGATAGTACTGGGATAACTGTTGGATGTCAAAATGCATACCCCGCCAGAAGATAAGCCAGTAACGTTATCCTTTCTGACACAATTATATCCACGTATTTTCAAGTGAACATTTGACTAAAAGAACGTTTCTTGAAGCGCTATGCAAACAGGGTGTGTGGAATTCACGAGAGCTTTTAGGTCTTCAAGTTTTGTCCTAATTCAACGACAATTCCAGGAAATAAAAGAGGCCATTAAATTGTGGGAGGGGGACTGTTATCAACGCCAGTGAGTCGAGTTGCTGACTGTTCGCAACCCATCTGGAAATCCTCATCATCCTCTGAAGGGTGGATTTTTAACAGCTCAGAATTAGCTGGATTCCCAAATAAAGAAGGCAAGTCCTTCGTGGCAATACCAGCTTTGCCTATCTCAAGAGCAATTGATCTTCGAGATTTCAACTCTTTTAGAGAAGCACCTGTCcttgaaaatttcaaagtcaaGGACTTTTGGGCTTTTGATAtgcctttctttttcttaaagttagACTGTTTTGCTTTTTTTGGACTTATAATTAAGTCTGAATAGGAATCGGATGATAAAATGGTGACAGGCTGTGTTTGCACCTCAGAGTTTCTGAGAGACTTTTTTACGGAGGCGTAGCTACGACCTTCTGTTGGAGTCTGCGCTAACACCAGTTTTCTGGCTTCCTTAaatgatatatcattttttacCTTCGTGGTTACAATCTCTTTCTCGAGCTTCCATTTGGGACAGGCTCGTGAGTAAGAGGTATGCTCTCCCTTGCaatttgtgcatttttcttttaatgtgcaATCAGTGCTCTCATGACCAACTTGTGCACAACGAGCACATGCAAGAGTGCTGCGACAATTAGCCTTTGaatggccaaaacgctggcacttAAAGCATCTCAAGGGATTGGGAATAAATGCCTTCACAGGTAATTTGAGATATCCTGCTTTTATCGATTCTGGTGCTTTATGGGAATTAAATGTCAGAACTAGATGCCTCGTGTCAAGAAGTTTTTCGTCACGTCGAATAGTAATACGACGGACATGCGTCACTCCTTGCGAGCTCAGTTTCTGAGATATTTCCTCCAGTGAAACATTAAACAATTCACCACAGGTTATAATACCTTTGGATGAATTTAGCGTTCGATGCGCACTTACGTTTACTGGTATAGTAGCTAGCGCTTTCAATTTCAGCAGTTGTTGAGCTTGCTTGCGGGAATTCACTTCTACAAGCAATTCCCCTGAACGCAATTTTCGAATTGAAGAAACTTCTCCAACCGTACTTGAAATAGCTTTTTCCACTAAAAATGGTGAAACTgtatgaaaattttccttttctttgactcttttaattacaaaaaatttttcaaattgtttttcaaatgaatttgttaCAATtggatgcccactgaagggagcacgTTTGGATTTGCCCATACGATATTAGAGGTgtttcaggcccgacggcaccacccaccacggagcccaacaagggatggcagccaccggctctagatgtctagcctcggcacttaccatagtgctaatcggttacctatacgctaggagttacccccggggacagtgaccacccttaacgccaagcccaagaagtaaccccttcgcttgatccctagcagacaagccactcaggtgactagctaccagccgattgatgcacaggggaccacagtgcaccacccgtctttcaaatgggtcgccacgtacggcaaacacgtggggttttggctgtccatgagaaacaagaagcaaacagagcggcgacagcttctcatggagagctccctcgcttgccatcgagggaaagaaaaaacaaggcagaaagcagaaggcgaaGAGGAgtataaacataaagggagtatagatccctgggaacctcgggattgggacacccgtactcacctatagtaggtgagcccctgaggggaaataaaggaaaaaacaacaaaaaacctTACCGAGTAAAGGAAACCAAAGCAACTAAAAAAGCCCGTCTTGCcgctttaaaaaaagataaacttttacaaaatcagacaaaaattaaagatcattttttgaaaaaaatgggaaaaaaagaagaCGCAAAAAATGCTGATTCAATTATCAACATCCATCCATCAGATGACGACATTCTGTCCTCAGCTAGTGAAACTGATAGTTCATTACGGTCTCCTTAAAAActcatttgctttaattttttttttttttttttttttttttttttgcatggccAGTATCGTCTCTTGAAACTGCcgaggaattaaaaataagatttcagacCTTAAGGACATCATCAATGTACACCAACCTTCCATTATTGATCTCCAGGAAACCTATTTAAAGCCTTACAACCCAATTCCAATAAAGCATTATGAACTCGAACAAAAAAATGGTACAGGCGATAGAGCTTCGGGTGGGGTAGCTTTGCTGATATCGAGCTCTTTTCCTCCATCTCCACTAGCATTAAATACCCCTTTGCAGGCAATAGCAGTTCAAATCCATACCCATTCCTTATTTACAGTCTGCAGTTTATATCTTCCACCAAATACTCCTGTTGAACAAAATAAGCTGAATAATCTCATTTCCCAGCTACCGGAACCATTCATCATCCTTGGTGATATGAATGGACACAGCCAACGTTTGGGTAATACTGATGCAAATACAAGGggcaaacaaattgaaaaattactaGATGATTACAGTCTTTGTCTGCTTAATAATGACGAACATACTTATTTTCACGAGCCAACTAGAACTTTTGACTCTGTAGACCTTGCAATATGTTCTCCAACCCTTCTGCCTCATCTTACACTCCATGTTGCCAAGAACCTtcacaatagcgatcactttccttTAATTATTTCCGATAACAGACAAACACCTTTAACTCATCGCacactgaaatataattttaaagcagcCAATTGGGTAGAATTTCAATTAAGGGCAAATATAACTAAAGAAATGATCACTAACAATAGTATAGATACTGCTATCAAAAATGTCACTGAAGTGTTAATTGCTGCAGCCGATAATTCAATTCCTAAAAGctccaataatttaaaaagacaaagGAAGGTATGGTGGAATGAGGATTGCCGCGAGGCATACAAGAGGCAAAGAAAGGCCTGGAGTCGATTCCGAAGAAACCCAACCACTGCGAACTTAATTAGTTACAAGCAAGCAAAGGCCAACTCGAGAAGAATACAACGACGAAGTAAACGGGAGTCATGGGAAAGATACATTAGCAGTATTAATTCCAACATATCTAGCAAAAAACTATGGGAGAGAGTAAAGAAAACCTGCGGCATATACAAATCTAACAATATAAGAATTCTCTATACTAATGGGATCTCTGTTTGATCTCTAAAAGACGTTGCTAATTGCATTGCTTCAGAATTAGCTAAAACatcaaatagtaaaaattattcaactcCGTTTGCTTGCCATAAATTTACAGctgaaaagcaaaaaattaactttcattccTCTCCATTTGCTCCTTACAATACAGATTTCACTTTTCCTGAATTAAAAAGATGTCTCTCTGAAATTCGTAAATCATCTCCAGGTCCCGACAATATCAGTTACCCTATGATACAACATCTGTCTAATATATCTTTACGCAATCTACTATTTCTCTATAACAGAATTTGGCATGAGCAATCTGTCCCATCATCCTGGCAACAGGCTATCATAATACCTATTCTTAAACctggaaaagaaaaatcaaacccATGCAACTACCGTCCGATTGCACTTACTAACTGTCTATGTAAGGTCCTCGAGAAGATGGTCAACAAGCGGTTAATATATTACTTGGAAACTTATTTTTTAGTCCCTTCCAAAGCGTTCAACAATCGATAACTTGCTCGCCTTGGAAACAGAAATTCGAAATTCGTTTGTTCGCAGACAGCATACCGCTATTTTTTTCGACATAGAGAAAGCTTACGATCGTGCTTGGAGATTTGGTATTCTTCGTGGTAATCTACCcatattcattcagaattttttaaaactctgaaaatttaGAGTAAGAAATGGAGATCAACTGTCAGACTATTTTATTCAAGAACAAGGCGTGCCTCAGGGTAGTGTACTTAGTGTAACGCTTTTTGCTTTAAAGatcaatgacattttaaaacaacttccaCTCTGTGTCAAAGGTTTCCTTTACGTTGATGATCTTTACATATCTTGTTCAGAGGATGATATTGCGTTTATGGAACGACAACTTCAACTGGCCGTAAATAAAATCCAACAATGGTCTACTCTTAATGGATTCTCTTTCTCCTCAACGAAAACAAAATGTGTGCACTTTTGTCGTAAACGCC
Above is a genomic segment from Argiope bruennichi chromosome 1, qqArgBrue1.1, whole genome shotgun sequence containing:
- the LOC129975668 gene encoding uncharacterized protein LOC129975668 gives rise to the protein MEEKSSISAKLPHPKLYRLYHFFVRVHNALLELGLEKAISSTVGEVSSIRKLRSGELLVEVNSRKQAQQLLKLKALATIPVNVSAHRTLNSSKGIITCGELFNVSLEEISQKLSSQGVTHVRRITIRRDEKLLDTRHLVLTFNSHKAPESIKAGYLKLPVKAFIPNPLRCFKCQRFGHSKANCRSTLACARCAQVGHESTDCTLKEKCTNCKGEHTSYSRACPKWKLEKEIVTTKVKNDISFKEARKLVLAQTPTEGRSYASVKKSLRNSEVQTQPVTILSSDSYSDLIISPKKAKQSNFKKKKGISKAQKSLTLKFSRTGASLKELKSRRSIALEIGKAGIATKDLPSLFGNPANSELLKIHPSEDDEDFQMGCEQSATRLTGVDNSPPPTI